In Zingiber officinale cultivar Zhangliang chromosome 1A, Zo_v1.1, whole genome shotgun sequence, a genomic segment contains:
- the LOC122010453 gene encoding clathrin heavy chain 1-like: protein MNNMIDFAFPYLLQFIREYTSKVDELIKHKIEAQNEEKTKEKEEKDLVAQQNMYAQLLPLALPAPPGMGGPAMGGAYGPPPVPPMGAMGMPPMPPFGMPAMGSY from the exons ATGAACAATATGATTGATTTTGCTTTCCCATACTTGCTACAG TTTATTCGTGAGTATACTAGTAAAGTTGATGAGCTCATAAAACATAAGATTGAGGCACAAAATGAGGAGAAAactaaagaaaaggaagagaaggatTTGGTTGCACAACAG AATATGTACGCACAATTGCTGCCTCTTGCATTGCCAGCCCCGCCTGGTATGGGAGGTCCAGCCATGGGTGGAGCTTACGGACCCCCACCAGTTCCACCAATGGGAGCTATGGGAATGCCTCCCATGCCACCATTTGGCATGCCTGCTATGGGGAGTTACTGA
- the LOC122036317 gene encoding protein MALE DISCOVERER 2-like isoform X2, with translation MLSHIRTIILHNNSFSGVIPGEFGRLENLELLDLGHNNLSGPLPSEFGKMSSLKLLIQIDEMLVSSNRQRVTRKIENTTMRRLLFFRFVSSFSSQNAASQSQNPPASPNSDSPAQSPSSPSPSPSQSVSPSAIPLLIDPPNNSPLPALATEGPTNHRNLVVPLVIGGLLLSIISIATTYFLCYRAQKAASVMPWATGLSGKLQKAFITGVPLLRRSELETACEHFSNIIGSLSNCTLCKGTLSSGTEIAVTSTVLTSAENWSDQNEIHFRNKISTLSKVNHKNFMNLIGYCKEEELFTRMMVFEYASNGTLFEHLHIKEVEQLEWSARLRVIMGIAYCLQHMEQLNPPLVIRSLSSSSIYLTEDCAAKISDLEFWDDEKTVEPTSESSKQEKITYKFGIILLEIISGRLPFSEDDGLLVLWASSYLNGKRPLMDMVDNTLTPIHDKDITELADVIRSCINASPENRLTMTEVAERLRIITSITPEEAYPKLSPLWWAELEIISQ, from the exons ATGCTCAGCCACATCAGAACAAT CATTTTACATAATAACTCCTTCTCTGGAGTAATTCCTGGAGAGTTTGGGAGATTGGAGAATTTGGAGTTATTGGATTTGGGTCACAACAATCTTAGTGGGCCACTACCTTCTGAATTTGGAAAAATGTCATCCCTAAAACTTCT GATACAAATTGATGAAATGCTGGTTTCATCAAATAGGCAACGAGTTACAAG GAAAATTGAAAATACAACTATGAGGAGGCTTCTTTTTTTCCGTTTTGTATCTTCTTTTTCAAGTCAGAATGCTGCATCACAATCTCAGAATCCACCTGCCTCTCCAAATAGTGATTCTCCTGCACAATCCCCATCATCTCCCTCCCCATCCCCATCACAATCAGTGTCCCCATCTGCAATACCACTGCTGATTGATCCACCAAATAACAGCCCACTGCCAGCACTTGCAACTGAAGGTCCAACAAACCATCGTAATTTGGTTGTTCCTTTAGTAATTGGTGGATTACTACTGTCCATCATTTCCATAGCTACTACATATTTCCTTTGTTATCGTGCCCAGAAGGCTGCCTCTGTGATGCCATGGGCCACTGGATTAAGTGGGAAACTGCAGAAGGCATTTATTACAG GTGTGCCTTTGCTTAGACGTTCAGAACTTGAAACAGCTTGTGAGCATTTCAGCAACATAATTGGTTCTTTGTCAAATTGTACATTATGCAAAGGGACACTTTCTAGTGGAACTGAAATAGCAGTGACATCTACTGTTCTCACTTCAGCTGAAAATTGGTCAGACCAAAATGAAATTCACTTTAGGAATAAG ATATCTACGTTGTCAAAAGTGAATCACAAGAACTTCATGAACCTCATTGGTTATTGCAAGGAAGAAGAGCTTTTTACTAGGATGATGGTGTTTGAGTATGCTTCAAATGGGACGCTTTTTGAGCATTTACACA TCAAAGAAGTGGAACAGCTGGAGTGGTCTGCACGGTTACGTGTGATTATGGGAATTGCTTATTGCCTACAGCACATGGAGCAGTTGAATCCTCCGCTAGTCATTAGAAGTTTGAGTTCCTCATCCATCTACCTGACTGAAGACTGTGCAGCAAAGATCTCGGATCTTGAATTTTGGGACGATGAAAAAACCGTGGAGCCAACTTCTGAAAGTTCAAAGCAAGAGAAGATCACGTACAAGTTTGGAATTATACTGCTGGAGATCATTTCCGGAAGGCTTCCATTTTCAGAAGATGATGGTCTCCTTGTGCTCTGGGCTTCAAGCTATTTGAATGGGAAAAGACCTCTCATGGACATGGTGGACAATACTCTCACCCCCATCCATGACAAAGATATTACCGAGCTGGCAGACGTGATACGATCCTGCATAAATGCATCGCCTGAGAATAGACTGACAATGACTGAGGTAGCTGAACGCTTGAGGATTATCACATCTATTACACCAGAGGAAGCTTACCCAAAACTGTCACCATTGTGGTGGGCTGAGCTAGAAATCATATCTCAGTAG
- the LOC122036317 gene encoding protein MALE DISCOVERER 2-like isoform X1, with protein sequence MDKWMLCGISVLLLIFSDLELCTSLNEEGRALLAFRRRIEADPYGALSNWDEGACDPCLWFGVECSDDGEVEVLKLRDLNLKGTLAPEIGMLSHIRTIILHNNSFSGVIPGEFGRLENLELLDLGHNNLSGPLPSEFGKMSSLKLLIQIDEMLVSSNRQRVTRKIENTTMRRLLFFRFVSSFSSQNAASQSQNPPASPNSDSPAQSPSSPSPSPSQSVSPSAIPLLIDPPNNSPLPALATEGPTNHRNLVVPLVIGGLLLSIISIATTYFLCYRAQKAASVMPWATGLSGKLQKAFITGVPLLRRSELETACEHFSNIIGSLSNCTLCKGTLSSGTEIAVTSTVLTSAENWSDQNEIHFRNKISTLSKVNHKNFMNLIGYCKEEELFTRMMVFEYASNGTLFEHLHIKEVEQLEWSARLRVIMGIAYCLQHMEQLNPPLVIRSLSSSSIYLTEDCAAKISDLEFWDDEKTVEPTSESSKQEKITYKFGIILLEIISGRLPFSEDDGLLVLWASSYLNGKRPLMDMVDNTLTPIHDKDITELADVIRSCINASPENRLTMTEVAERLRIITSITPEEAYPKLSPLWWAELEIISQ encoded by the exons ATGGATAAGTGGATGCTCTGTGGGATCTCCGTCTTGCTGTTGATTTTTTCGGATTTGGAGCTTTGCACTTCTCTCAATGAAGAag GAAGGGCTCTCCTGGCGTTTAGAAGGAGGATAGAGGCGGATCCTTATGGTGCTTTATCGAATTGGGATGAAGGCGCTTGCGATCCTTGCTTGTGGTTTGGCGTGGAGTGCTCTGATGATGGGGAAGTCGAGGTTTT GAAACTGAGGGATCTTAATCTAAAGGGGACGCTTGCGCCTGAAATTGGGATGCTCAGCCACATCAGAACAAT CATTTTACATAATAACTCCTTCTCTGGAGTAATTCCTGGAGAGTTTGGGAGATTGGAGAATTTGGAGTTATTGGATTTGGGTCACAACAATCTTAGTGGGCCACTACCTTCTGAATTTGGAAAAATGTCATCCCTAAAACTTCT GATACAAATTGATGAAATGCTGGTTTCATCAAATAGGCAACGAGTTACAAG GAAAATTGAAAATACAACTATGAGGAGGCTTCTTTTTTTCCGTTTTGTATCTTCTTTTTCAAGTCAGAATGCTGCATCACAATCTCAGAATCCACCTGCCTCTCCAAATAGTGATTCTCCTGCACAATCCCCATCATCTCCCTCCCCATCCCCATCACAATCAGTGTCCCCATCTGCAATACCACTGCTGATTGATCCACCAAATAACAGCCCACTGCCAGCACTTGCAACTGAAGGTCCAACAAACCATCGTAATTTGGTTGTTCCTTTAGTAATTGGTGGATTACTACTGTCCATCATTTCCATAGCTACTACATATTTCCTTTGTTATCGTGCCCAGAAGGCTGCCTCTGTGATGCCATGGGCCACTGGATTAAGTGGGAAACTGCAGAAGGCATTTATTACAG GTGTGCCTTTGCTTAGACGTTCAGAACTTGAAACAGCTTGTGAGCATTTCAGCAACATAATTGGTTCTTTGTCAAATTGTACATTATGCAAAGGGACACTTTCTAGTGGAACTGAAATAGCAGTGACATCTACTGTTCTCACTTCAGCTGAAAATTGGTCAGACCAAAATGAAATTCACTTTAGGAATAAG ATATCTACGTTGTCAAAAGTGAATCACAAGAACTTCATGAACCTCATTGGTTATTGCAAGGAAGAAGAGCTTTTTACTAGGATGATGGTGTTTGAGTATGCTTCAAATGGGACGCTTTTTGAGCATTTACACA TCAAAGAAGTGGAACAGCTGGAGTGGTCTGCACGGTTACGTGTGATTATGGGAATTGCTTATTGCCTACAGCACATGGAGCAGTTGAATCCTCCGCTAGTCATTAGAAGTTTGAGTTCCTCATCCATCTACCTGACTGAAGACTGTGCAGCAAAGATCTCGGATCTTGAATTTTGGGACGATGAAAAAACCGTGGAGCCAACTTCTGAAAGTTCAAAGCAAGAGAAGATCACGTACAAGTTTGGAATTATACTGCTGGAGATCATTTCCGGAAGGCTTCCATTTTCAGAAGATGATGGTCTCCTTGTGCTCTGGGCTTCAAGCTATTTGAATGGGAAAAGACCTCTCATGGACATGGTGGACAATACTCTCACCCCCATCCATGACAAAGATATTACCGAGCTGGCAGACGTGATACGATCCTGCATAAATGCATCGCCTGAGAATAGACTGACAATGACTGAGGTAGCTGAACGCTTGAGGATTATCACATCTATTACACCAGAGGAAGCTTACCCAAAACTGTCACCATTGTGGTGGGCTGAGCTAGAAATCATATCTCAGTAG
- the LOC122036339 gene encoding alanine--glyoxylate aminotransferase 2 homolog 3, mitochondrial-like, which yields MKRVLFRRFSSSSSSFALNSRRVFSQSSAVATADENAAAAVLAKMPHFDYTPPPYDGPRSEEILRKRSEFLSPSMFHFYKKPLNIVDGKKQYLFDEDGRRYLDAFGGIATVCCGHCHPDVIEAIINQTKRLQHSTVLYLNNAIADFAEALASKMPGDLKVVFFTNSGTEANELAMMIARLYTGCHDIISLRNAYHGNAAGTMGATAQCNWKFNVVQSGVHHALNPDQYRGVFGSDGEKYAKDVEEIIDFGTSGRVAGFISEAIQGVGGILELAPGYLPSVYKTIKKAGGLCIADEVQSGFARIGSHFWGFEAHGVVPDIVTMAKGIGNGIPIGAVVTTPEIAHVLTRRCYFNTFGGNPVCTAAGHAVLKVLEKEKLQENALVVGSYLKDQLMALQEKHEIIGDVRGRGLMLGVELVTDRLKKTPAKTEILHVMESMKDMGVLVGKGGFYGNVFRVTPPLCFSKEDSDFFVDVMDISLSKL from the exons ATGAAGAGAGTTCTTTTTCGGCgattttcttcttcatcatcttcttttgCCTTGAATTCTAGGAGGGTCTTCTCCCAATCTTCCGCAGTAGCGACGGCCGATGAGAATGCCGCCGCCGCCGTCCTTGCCAAGATGCCACATTTCGACTACACGCCGCCGCCCTACGATGGTCCGCGGTCTGAGGAGATACTCAGGAAGCGTTCCGAGTTTCTCAGCCCCTCCATGTTCCACTTCTACAAGAAACCC TTGAACATTGTTGATGGGAAGAAACAATACTTATTTGATGAGGATGGTCGCCGCTATCTGGATGCATTTGGTGGTATCGCTACTGTTTGCTGTGGCCATTGTCACCCTGACGTAATTGAAGCAATAATCAATCAGACAAAACGACTTCAGCACTCTACTGTTCTATATCTAAACAATGCCATTGCAGATTTCGCTGAAGCATTAGCCTCGAAAATGCCTGGGGACCTAAAG GTTGTATTTTTCACAAATTCTGGTACCGAAGCAAACGAGTTGGCCATGATGATTGCTCGTCTTTACACTGGTTGCCATGATATTATATCACTCAGAAATGCATACCATGGGAATGCTGCAGGTACAATGGGTGCAACTGCTCAATGCAACTGGAAATTCAATGTTGTTCAG AGTGGAGTGCACCATGCTTTGAACCCAGATCAATATAGAGGAGTTTTTGGTTCAGATGGAGAAAAATATGCTAAAGATGTTGAAGAGATCATAGATTTTGGTACTTCTGGTAGAGTTGCAGGTTTTATTTCAGAAGCAATACAG GGAGTAGGTGGAATATTGGAGTTGGCACCTGGCTATTTGCCTTCTGTATATAAAACCATAAAAAAGGCTGGAGGACTTTGTATAGCTGATGAGGTCCAATCAGGATTTGCACGCATAGGAAGTCATTTCTGGGGTTTTGAGGCTCATGGTGTGGTGCCAGACATTGTCACAATGGCCAAG GGTATTGGAAATGGGATACCCATAGGTGCAGTGGTTACTACTCCAGAGATTGCTCATGTTTTGACTCGCCGATGCTACTTTAATACCTTTGGTGGCAATCCAGTCTGTACAGCAGCTGGTCATGCTGTGCTTAAAGTGCTTGAGAAAGAAAAGCTTCAGGAGAATGCTTTGGTTGTTGGATCTTACTTGAAAGATCAACTCATGGCACTTCAAGAAAAACATGAAA TTATTGGCGATGTGAGGGGAAGAGGTCTGATGCTTGGGGTTGAGTTAGTCACTGACCGCCTCAAGAAAACACCAGCGAAAACTGAAATATTGCATGTGATGGAGTCAATGAAAG ACATGGGTGTGTTGGTCGGAAAGGGCGGCTTTTACGGTAACGTTTTTCGAGTAACACCTCCTCTCTGCTTCTCCAAAGAAGACTCAG ATTTCTTCGTGGATGTCATGGATATCTCGCTTTCCAAGTTATGA